In Microcoleus sp. FACHB-672, the genomic stretch AATTTTAAAAAGTCAGGGATACCGAAATTATACGTTGCTGATTGTAGGCCGGGGCGATCAGCAAGAGGAACTCGAGGCCTTTATTAAGGAGCGTAATTTTGAAGAACAGGTAAAGTGGATTGGATGGGTTGAGTATGGTAAATTGGGAGCGTATTTTAGCAAAGCTGATATTTTTGTTTTTCCCACTTATGAGGATGTCTGGGGAATGGTGGTTCCTGAAGCGATGGTTTTTGGCAAACCAATCTTGTGTTCAAATGGAGCCGCTTCCTATGAACTGATTGCTGAAGGAGAAAATGGCTATATTTTTGACCCCCACGATCCTCAACAATTGGCTGAGCAAATGCGCCGGCTGCTAGATAATCCTGATTTAATTGCTTCTATGGGCAAGCGATCACAGGAGTTAATTGCCAAAACAAATCCGCAAGCAGCGGCAGAAGCCTACATAGAAGTGGCATCTTTTATTATGGGCAAGCGCTGATAAGTTTGAGGCAAAACCTACCTTAAGGTATTAATCGGGTAACTGAGTAATACGCCGAGATACGTCAGCGCCGGCTTCCTTTAAAACTTTATTAAACTGAGGTGTTTTGCCTATGAAGGTTCTTCTATCTGCCTTCGCCTGCGAACCTGGACTTGGCTCTGAGGAAGGGGTGGGCTGGAATATGGTTTTGCAGGCGGCAAAATACCATGAAGTTTGGGTTTTTACTCGAACGTTTTGCCGGCCATTTATTGAAGCGGAATTAGCTAAAAATCCGGTTCCAAATTTGCACTTTATCTATTTCGATCCTTTTGGTTGGAGCGAAGATTGGAAAGGCCGGCAGGGGTTGCTACAATTCCATTATTACCTGTGGCAAATTTGGGCTTATTTTGTGGCACGCAAGCTGCATCGTGAGGTGGATTTTGACATAATCCGTCACGTCACTTATGTCAAACACTGGTCACCAAGCTTCTTGGCGCTGCTGCCGGTGCCCTTTATTTGGGGTCCGGTAGGCGGTGCGGAGTCTGCCCCCAAAACCTTTTGGAACGAATACAGCCGGCGGGGAAAGATTTACGAAACTCTGCGACAAATTGCTCAAGGAGTGGGTGAACGCGATCCGTTTACCGCTTTGACAGCGCGGCGTAGTGCTATGGCGCTAGCAACCACAGAAGAGACGGCGCAACGGCTGCGTTGGATGAAGGCAAAGAACGTTCAGGTGTTTTCTCAGGTGGGTTTGTCTGAGGCAGAAATCAGCCAAATGGCGGAATATGCCGTTGATCTACAAAGCCCGGTACGTTTCATTAGTGTAGGCCGGCTCTTACACTGGAAGGGCGTGCAACTCAGCCTCAGAGCCTTTGCTTTAGCTAACCTGGAAGGCGTTGAGTTATGGATCGTCGGCGATGGACCAGAACGAAGCCGTTTAGAAGCATTAGCCGGCGAGTTGGGAATCGCGGACAAAGTTCAGTTTTGGGGCGCTTTACCGCGCAACCAAACACTGCAAAAGATGGGGGAATGTCATGCCCTACTTCACCCCAGTTTGCATGAATCTGGAGGGTTTGTCTGCGCGGAAATGATGGCGCTAGGCCGTCCTGTGATCTGCTTGGATTTGGGAGGACCGGCCACTCAGGTGACAAATGAAACCGGCATTAAAGTGCCGGCTGTCGATCCCGAAAAGGCTGTTAAAGGTCTTGCTGACGCGATATCTCGTTTAGTCGGCGATCAGGCGCTGCGAGAACGCATGGGACAGGCGGGGCAAAAGCGGCTGAAAGAGGTGTTTGATTGGGATGTCAAGGGTGAATTTTTTGCCCGACTGTGTGAAAACGTTCTCGCCCAAAATAAAACCCTGCGTGGGGGCAAATAATATTGAGATTTTTAACCACAGATGATAGCGCAGCGGGTTACAGGCATACACAGATAGCTTTCAAGTTTCATCTGCGGTAATCTGTGGTTAAAAAATCAAAATCCCCCACCTAACGAAAGAATAAATAACCCTAATTTATCCTTTGTCCTTAACTTTTGAACAAAAACAAACGTCAACCGTAACGCATTTCTTGAGCCGGCGGAGTGCCTTCTATGCGCTCAAAATCCCGCAATTTTAGTGCCTGTAAAGTACACAGCCAAATATAAAGCGGGTTTAAGAACATATATCGTTTCCAAAGACGCTTTGGTTCTTGCAGTAGCCGATAGAACCATTCCAGCCCTATTTGGGAGAGAAACTCTGGGGCTTTAGACAAAGTGCCGGCATGGAAATCAAACGCTGCGCCGACAGCCATGACTGGCATCGAAAGTTCATCAGCATATTCATAAGCCCACACTTCTTGCCGGGGGCATCCTAGCCCAACAAAAGTAATGGCCGCCCCACTCTGGTGAATCTGTTCAACTATCTCCTTTTTCTCTTCACTAGAAACTTGCCGGAATCGAGAAGGCTGAGAACCGGCAATGATCAGTTTAGGAAAGTGGGTACACAGATTGCGTGATAAATCTTCCAGCACAGAAGGCTTGCTGCCATACAAATAAATCGGCAGTCCTTCTTTTGCTGCGTGATCACAAACCAGCAGCATTGTTGTCGGGCCACAGACTCGATCAGGTAGGCGGGTCTTGTAAAGTAAATTTAAAGCCCATCGTACCGGCTGTCCATCTGGCAAAATCAGATCCAGATGATTGAGCCGGTAGCGATGAATTTCATCAAGCACCCCAGTCATCACCCCGTGAACAGCTAAAGCTGAAACGGCCATTCTCTTGCGTTCATGGGCCGCTGTAATAATTGTCTTAACAGCAGCTTCGTAATCTAAAGCATTGACCCAAACGCCAAGGAGATTTTTTTTTCCTCGATCTATCATTAGAACACCTCAGTTGGCCAAAGTTCACGGTTAACTTGGTAGATGTCCTGCCCGATCTGCTAAAAATGTGACGGTCAGCACAGAGAGCCTCATTTTTCACAACAGGTGGCTGACTTGCATCTATCCTTGAAAGGAATTTAACTGGCAGAATTCGTAATAATCAGACGGACTCTTGCGGCCAGCGTTCCTTGTTGAACTCGTAGATTTCTTGTAATATTTGACGAACGTTATACTGCATTTGCCAGTTGGGATAGTGCTTGCTGAACTTACTATTATCGCTGATCCACCAAATGTGATCGCCAATGCGATTATTATCAGCATAATTCCAATTTAGCTTCCGACCGGCAATCTCCTCACATATTTGAATACCTTCCAACATTGAGCAGTTGCTATTCCGACCGCCGCCGGTATTGTAAACTTCTGCAACGCGAGGGGCTTTGAAAAACTCATAGAATGCCCGAATCAAGTCGGCGCTATGAATATTGTCGCGAACTTGTTTGCCTTTATAGCCATTAACTGTATAAGGCTTACCTGTAACTGTACACTTCATCAAGTAAGCAAGAAAACCGTGTAATTGCGTACCGGAATGCTTGGGTCCGGTGAGGCAACCGCCGCGAAAACAAGCGGTTTTCATTTGAAAGTAGCGTCCGTATTCCTGTACTAAAACGTCAGCCGCTACCTTCGATGCACCAAACAAACTGTGCAGTGTATGGTCGATTGACATATCTTCGCGGATACCAGGTTCGTAAGTGTGACCTGGTTCGATTTCCCAGCGATATTCTTTTTCAACCAAAGGTAAGCGATTAGGTGTATCGCCATAAACTTTGTTGGTTGAGGTAAAGATAAAAACCGCGTCTGGTGCGTGAAGGCGAGTCGCTTCCAGCAGATGCAGTGTGCCATTTGCATTCACGGTAAAATCAGTTAATGGCTCACGCGCTGCCCAGTCATGGGAAGGTTGGGCTGCTGTATGAATGACTAAAGCTATCTCTGAACCATATTCTTTAAATAGCTTGGTAATTGCTTCAAAATCCCGAATATCTATTTCTACATGGCGATAGTGGGAACCTAAAGACTCTTCCAGCCGCTGCCGGTTCCAACTTGTAGAAGCCTCCTCACCAAAGAAGACACTACGCATATTATTGTCAATTCCAACCACGTCTAAGCCTTGTTTGGCAAAGAAGGCAGAGGCTTCAGAACCAATTAGGCCGGCAGAGCCGGTGATAATAGCAATGCTCACAGTTCACTTCCCGAAAAAATAAAGGTTTTGAGTTTAAATATATCCTCAGTCTTGCGCTTGTGGCGCAAGATGCTTCACCCAGCGTTGGGCGATATTGCAGATGCACTCCTGCCAGCCTTTGAAATTTGGGCAAACACAGGGCGGCTACTTATTTTACCCAGTTTTAACCGGCTTGTATCTTACCTTGTCTAACGATGCACGATTGAGTTTTTCCAAGTGCCTGCTGCTAACCCCAGTTGTGGCTTTGTTCGCGGTTTCTAATAGACGATCAAATTTTAAGCCGGCAGACTGAGCAGACAAGTTGAAGGAAAAAGCGCTCAGGTTGCAACTTATGTTTTCTATAGTTTATACGACTGACTCCACTTCCTATTGCGTATTTCAATAAAGCAGGAAGGAGACAGAATGACACATTCGTGTAGATTTGTGTGCCGGCATGAAGTTGCAGTTTGAGGGGTCGGCTTTGATAGAGGGGTTGTCGTCAAGTTAATCGCCAAGCCAAATGCGCTCGTAAAGTTTTGTGATGGAGGATGATTCTTGCCGGCATAAATTTGCTGGGCCAATCCTCACTTGCAGCCGGCGGGAACAGCACACACTGCTCATCGTGGCCAGATTTAGCGTCACGATTCCAGGCAAAACAGAGCCGGTGAGGGGTTTTCACAAACTCGATTGAGGATTCGCGCCTTAGGTATCGCTTTGGTTAAAGCAGCCGGGAAGGAGATGCTAGAGGAAAAAATTTGCTTGAGCTAAATAGATTACAACCGACTCTGACCTATAGGGTTGACGCACACGTATAGAGCCAATCACTGGAGACAAAAGCAAACCTGTTAGAGAATCACCGGCTGTTAAATTCTGATGCGGTAGCATTGCCGGTTTTAGCGAGTCAGAATCGCTGTTCTCGCCTCTACATTCATCAACAGTTTGCCCTGTGCGTCAACACTAAAGTCTTTCCCTGGAGTCAACCCTTTGTCAATTAACCGCTTATATGCCGCAACTGAAGTGATTCTTTGGACTTCGAGCATCACATCGGCAGGAATGATATTTTCGATGGCCCAGAAAACTGAGTCTGTGTCAGACCAGAAAAGCAATCGCTCAACACTAATGATTGTTAAGCCAGCAACCTCTTCCAGCGTCAACTCGGTTCTTAGGTAGTTAATTAAGTCTTTCCCTAGCTGGCTATTGCGGGTTCTCAAGGTCAAAACCATTTTTGCCGTTTCTCTTTCTAGCTCTAATAAGTTCATATTTAGGTGGTGGGTTTTCTTACTGGGGCGGGATTGCAATTTTGCTAAGTATACCTAAAGGATGAGATAAATACATCCTAAGGAAGAGATAAAATCTTTACGTTTTTTTAACAAATCTGCTTGTGTTCGGCTCCTTAGGCTTTGAAATGCTCTCTCCAAGCAGATTGACAGCTTTTCTCGCAGAATTGTGCCGGCAGTTGTTGCCTCCGCCTAAAGATAGATGTGTTAAAAATTCTTGACAGGTTGCCCGACACCGGCACAGATGTAGGGAGTGAGGGCCAAGGAGAATTAGGTCAGCAAAAACAAAAGCCCCCTTCCGGGGGCTTTTTGGGTTTCAGTTAAGTTAAGCGCAATGGGGGAAAATATTTAGCTTTTGTTTCTAATCAAATCATCTCTTCGCTTTTGCTCTGAGTGCTAAATACTTTCTTGAACCAAATCACCGTAATTTTCTCGTAACTTGAGAGCCGCTTTTGCTGTAACTTGTGCTTTGAGACATCGCCACACTGACTTGGTTGAGCAGGGCGTAACTTGCCGGCAAAGCTTCCTGCAACGGCGAGATAATTTCGTTCTCGTAATGCTAACTAAATCACCCGCGATGGAATCGCCTAAATTAATAAAAATTGGCAATGGTTGGTCGCTTTAGTTCAGTGGCAACTGAGTGAAGTGCCCGTGCAGTGTGCGCCTAAACTTCCTCGTCGTCCTCAATCGGTTCGTCGTCAATCAAGTCGTCTATAATTTCCTGCGCAATCTCTTCAGGAAGTCCCAATGCTTCTGCAAGATCGTCTAAGAAGGTATCTTCCGACTCATCAGCAGATTCATTGGATAAAATGATTTCAACCGCTACCTCAAAAGAAATTTCTATCAGATCGTCGGAGAGCGCATCAACTGCTGTATTAAACAGAACGCCAATGCCTTCTTGATTGAGGATGCCGGTGATTTTATCAAACATTTTTTGGAACTCTTCGACGGCATACTCCTCGAAGATATCCAAACTGTTAATGATCTCAGTCAATACTTGATTTTCCTCATCCGAGGGTTGCCCGTCTGCAAAGATGGTAACCACGGCGATCGCAGCTACGGCTTCTTCAGGGCTAAGGGTTTTTTCGCTCGCGCCCTCAGCGCCAAACACGTGATCGTACTTACCCACTTTCATTTTCTCCTGAGAATTATGGCTGCAAGTGTGCTTCTAGAGTGCGCCTGAGTTACTTTTTGGTAGCCACCGGCACACGGCTTTGATTTTCGGCTTTTAGCTCAATCTAGCGTGATAGAACACGCGCACTTGATTTATATCAGCAAGGGGTGGCAACTGTATATAACTGTGGAAACAAACTTTGACAAAGCGGAAGAAAAGCTTAAATTCCTTAATTAATGAGGAGCTTAGGGTTAGGTTAACCACAAAAAAACAGCAAAATCCTTGCAGCCGGCAAACAACCTCTGCAAAAAAATACCACCCTATTGTTGGGTTCGTTTTTTTCAATTCCAGGCCGGTTAAAGAAGGTTAGCGCTCAGTGTTTAAGTTTTCTGTAACAAACATCGCTCCACAGTCGCTACAACCGATTTTGCCAATGCCTTCAGATCGTAACCGCCTTCTAGGCCAAACACAATCCGGCGCGTCAGGGTCAGGCAATAATCTGTGAATAGCCCAAAATCTTCAGGTTGCAGTTCGATACCGGCCAAGGGATCAGCGGCATTGGCATCGTAGCCGGCACTAACAATCAGTAAATCTGGCTGAAAGTTTTGTAAAAATGGCATGACTTCGTTTTCAAATGCCTGCCGGTAGTGTGCTACTGTGCTTCCCGCAACCATCGGAATATTTAGTACATTGTCGTGCGCCCCCCGCTCCTTCGCAGCACCTGTGCGGGGATAGGCACCCCACTGGTGCAAGGAACAGTAGGCAATGTTGGGATTGTTTTCCACAATGGCTTGAGTGCCATTGCCGTGATGCACGTCCCAGTCGAGGATGGCCACGCGTTCAATGCCCGGTTGTTCTAGGGCGTAGTGAGCGGCGATTGCGGCATTTGAAAATAGGCAAAATCCCATGCCGCGTGAGCTGAGGGCGTGGTGTCCTGGGGGACGGGCCAGTACAAAAGCCGGTGTGCCGGTGGACAGAACGCGATCAACCCCATCCAGCCATGCACTTACCGCCAGCAACGCCACATCATAACTGAGGCGGGAAACCGGCGTGTCTGGATCAACATGGCCACCGCCTTTGACCGCGAGCTGCTGGATTGTTTCGATATAAGATTGAGGGTGGATCTGTTCGATTTGAGCCATCACCCCCGGCCTTTTTTCCACCGGCGTGGGCTTTTGCCAATCTAGCAGGTCTGCCCAAGGAGAGGCTTCCAGCGCTTCTACAATCGCACTCAAACGCTCTGGACGTTCTGGGTGAAGTCGGCCTGTCTCGTGCAGCATGAAAAATTCTGAGAAGATGATAGGAAACATAGGGATCTGAAATAAAGAGGATGGGTTAGAAGCTGGCATTAGAGGATTTGGCAGCCTGGAAACGGCAAAATTGATGATCTAAAGAAGTGGAAAGCGATTTTAAAGTTTAGTTATTAGTTTAGTTTTTAATTCGTTTGTCCTGCTGTGTATGGCAACCGGGGCCAAAAGCCGCAGGAAACCGACTTAGGGCTTAGGGCTTGAGATGAGTCAATGACAGCTAGCATAGAAAGCATACAAATTTTGTATCTTTTGTTGCAATAACCAGCGGTAGGAAACAAGCTGTGCTACCAGAAAAGCCCCAAAGACCTGAGAAAACTCAACGCCGGCCCTTACTTCAGCTTTTTGGCGTTGCTAGGCGCAACCCGCTGATGATTTCACGCTGGGTTTTATGCTGGGCCATTATTGGTACGATTTGCGGCCTGTTCGCAGGGTTGTACTGGAATGTCTTGGAGTTAATGATACACGCCTTGGATCGGTTTAATGGCCCAACGCTGATGGTTATCATGCCTGTTGCGGGTTTGCTAATCGGGCTTGTGATTCATTTTCTCGGCAATCCTGGTGAAATTGCCGTGATTGTTGATAATATCCATTTTCGCGGTGGGCGTTTGGATGCTCGAAAAAATCCTTCGATGATTTTGGCATCTCTGCTGAGTATTTCTGCCGGAGGAAGTGCCGGCCCAGAAGCGCCTTTGGTACAGGTAACAGGTTCGTTTGGTACTTGGGTTGCGGATCGCTTGAACTTGGAAGGAGAAAACCTTAGATCAATGAGTTTGGCGGCAATGGCTGCCGGTTTTACGGCGCTGTTTGGTGCACCTTTGGGTGGGGCAATGTTTGCTTTGGAGATTTTGCACCACGAGTATGTTTTGGAGTATTACGAGGCGTTGCTACCAGCAATTATTTCCAGTTGCGCGAGTTATTTGGTGTTTGCCGGCATTACCCGCTTAGGAATTGCACCCACTTGGCATTTCCCGTCTTACCATTTGGATAAGATTGACGATTTTGCGCTGGCGATTTTGTATGGGGCGATCGGCGCTGTGGCGGGATGGATTTTTATCGCCATTTTTCGAGGGTGTGATCGGCTGTTTGCTCGAATTCCAGGGCCGATTTATGTCCGAACAACCTTTGCCGGTTTGGCATTGGGCGGACTTGCTGCCCTTTTGCCGTTAACTCGTTATTTTGGTCACGATGAATTGGATGCAGTTGTTAGCACTAACTTTCCTGCTTTTTTCCTCTTGGTTTTAGCTTTAGCAAAAATGGCAGCAATTAGCATCACGGTTACAGGCGGCTGGCGTGGCGGATTTATTATCCCGCTGTTTTTTACAGGTGCGTGTATCGGCAAAGCAGTCAGCAGTTTGATTCCGGGTTTAAATCCTGCTTTAGCAATGATTTGTACAATGGCTGCCCTGAATGCAGCGGTGACACGAACGCCAATTAGTACAACGTTACTGCTTGCAAAACTGACTAATATCAGTCCTTTCACCCCAATTCTTTTTGCAAGTTTAATGGGATTCTTTTTAGCTCCCAAAGCTCCTTTAATTACCTCTCAGCTTAAGTCTCAGATAGAAGCAGCCGCTGATTGAAATTTCTAATTTTGAGAGTTTAATTGGCATTCATTCTTGTACGCCAGAGCAGTTAAACTTGTTAATGCTTTTGGTTAATTGGAATCTCAAATACTAACTCTGTTCCCTGTCCTGGGGCTGAAACACAAGTCAGTTGTCCACCGTGTTTTTTGACGACAATCTGATAGCAAATCGACAGTCCTAAGCCGGTGCCGGTGCCCACTGGCTTGGTTGTAAAGAAAGGATCAAAGATGCGCTTGCTCACTTCTTCACTCATGCCAGGGCCATTGTCAGCTATTCTGATTTTAACAGCGTTGCAAGAAGTTGTTTCAGTGCGAATGTGGATTTGTCTAGTCGTTGTTTTTGGCGTGAATTCTAACCATTCACAGCTAATTCCTAATTCGTTCAAGGCATCTATTGCATTTGACAGAATATACAAAAATACTTGATTGAGTTGGCCGGCATAGCAAGTCACTAGGGGAACTTTGCCATATTCTTTAATAATTTCTATTTCAGAAGCACAACCTTCTTTTCTGAGCCGGTGTTGCAAAACCATTAGGCTGCTGTCAATGCCCTCATGAATGTTTATCGGCTTCATATCTGCTTCATCCAACCGCGAAAAAACTCGCAAGCTTAGCACAATATTTCGGATGCGTTCCGCCCCCACTTTCATCGAATCCATTAATTTTTGTAAGTCTT encodes the following:
- a CDS encoding glycosyltransferase family 4 protein — its product is MKVLLSAFACEPGLGSEEGVGWNMVLQAAKYHEVWVFTRTFCRPFIEAELAKNPVPNLHFIYFDPFGWSEDWKGRQGLLQFHYYLWQIWAYFVARKLHREVDFDIIRHVTYVKHWSPSFLALLPVPFIWGPVGGAESAPKTFWNEYSRRGKIYETLRQIAQGVGERDPFTALTARRSAMALATTEETAQRLRWMKAKNVQVFSQVGLSEAEISQMAEYAVDLQSPVRFISVGRLLHWKGVQLSLRAFALANLEGVELWIVGDGPERSRLEALAGELGIADKVQFWGALPRNQTLQKMGECHALLHPSLHESGGFVCAEMMALGRPVICLDLGGPATQVTNETGIKVPAVDPEKAVKGLADAISRLVGDQALRERMGQAGQKRLKEVFDWDVKGEFFARLCENVLAQNKTLRGGK
- a CDS encoding WecB/TagA/CpsF family glycosyltransferase — protein: MIDRGKKNLLGVWVNALDYEAAVKTIITAAHERKRMAVSALAVHGVMTGVLDEIHRYRLNHLDLILPDGQPVRWALNLLYKTRLPDRVCGPTTMLLVCDHAAKEGLPIYLYGSKPSVLEDLSRNLCTHFPKLIIAGSQPSRFRQVSSEEKKEIVEQIHQSGAAITFVGLGCPRQEVWAYEYADELSMPVMAVGAAFDFHAGTLSKAPEFLSQIGLEWFYRLLQEPKRLWKRYMFLNPLYIWLCTLQALKLRDFERIEGTPPAQEMRYG
- a CDS encoding NAD-dependent epimerase/dehydratase family protein, whose product is MSIAIITGSAGLIGSEASAFFAKQGLDVVGIDNNMRSVFFGEEASTSWNRQRLEESLGSHYRHVEIDIRDFEAITKLFKEYGSEIALVIHTAAQPSHDWAAREPLTDFTVNANGTLHLLEATRLHAPDAVFIFTSTNKVYGDTPNRLPLVEKEYRWEIEPGHTYEPGIREDMSIDHTLHSLFGASKVAADVLVQEYGRYFQMKTACFRGGCLTGPKHSGTQLHGFLAYLMKCTVTGKPYTVNGYKGKQVRDNIHSADLIRAFYEFFKAPRVAEVYNTGGGRNSNCSMLEGIQICEEIAGRKLNWNYADNNRIGDHIWWISDNSKFSKHYPNWQMQYNVRQILQEIYEFNKERWPQESV
- a CDS encoding tellurite resistance TerB family protein — protein: MGKYDHVFGAEGASEKTLSPEEAVAAIAVVTIFADGQPSDEENQVLTEIINSLDIFEEYAVEEFQKMFDKITGILNQEGIGVLFNTAVDALSDDLIEISFEVAVEIILSNESADESEDTFLDDLAEALGLPEEIAQEIIDDLIDDEPIEDDEEV
- a CDS encoding histone deacetylase encodes the protein MFPIIFSEFFMLHETGRLHPERPERLSAIVEALEASPWADLLDWQKPTPVEKRPGVMAQIEQIHPQSYIETIQQLAVKGGGHVDPDTPVSRLSYDVALLAVSAWLDGVDRVLSTGTPAFVLARPPGHHALSSRGMGFCLFSNAAIAAHYALEQPGIERVAILDWDVHHGNGTQAIVENNPNIAYCSLHQWGAYPRTGAAKERGAHDNVLNIPMVAGSTVAHYRQAFENEVMPFLQNFQPDLLIVSAGYDANAADPLAGIELQPEDFGLFTDYCLTLTRRIVFGLEGGYDLKALAKSVVATVERCLLQKT
- a CDS encoding chloride channel protein, with the protein product MLPEKPQRPEKTQRRPLLQLFGVARRNPLMISRWVLCWAIIGTICGLFAGLYWNVLELMIHALDRFNGPTLMVIMPVAGLLIGLVIHFLGNPGEIAVIVDNIHFRGGRLDARKNPSMILASLLSISAGGSAGPEAPLVQVTGSFGTWVADRLNLEGENLRSMSLAAMAAGFTALFGAPLGGAMFALEILHHEYVLEYYEALLPAIISSCASYLVFAGITRLGIAPTWHFPSYHLDKIDDFALAILYGAIGAVAGWIFIAIFRGCDRLFARIPGPIYVRTTFAGLALGGLAALLPLTRYFGHDELDAVVSTNFPAFFLLVLALAKMAAISITVTGGWRGGFIIPLFFTGACIGKAVSSLIPGLNPALAMICTMAALNAAVTRTPISTTLLLAKLTNISPFTPILFASLMGFFLAPKAPLITSQLKSQIEAAAD